In Oncorhynchus clarkii lewisi isolate Uvic-CL-2024 chromosome 16, UVic_Ocla_1.0, whole genome shotgun sequence, one genomic interval encodes:
- the LOC139367553 gene encoding probable E3 ubiquitin-protein ligase TRIML1 — protein sequence MQLKHQECLKRQREAVKLRMKKLSAKQTEIIKKSSAMKASIKKKYEDIQRVLNEDLRITLTQLEMEERAAVTALEDLMENNCIIIQEIEQDLARLTTELAQKDIILPDTMDTEIEGRVMDLLSRTDPSKVNLDEPKADQILTLTNNMLLLIHSQTPITKRLIKSYSTEVSLDPETAHPKLVISLQGDSVTYTDTWQELPELPGRFDTTLNVISLQGFSSGRHYWEIDVAGKTYWELGLTYPTISRKGRAEDCWLGRGSDSWAMEFFDGEYTAWHGGVPHQLPVTKHLSRIGVLCSFPAGLVSFLGADSMTPLFSFCVGAFKDCLHLALCPGHDHNGTNAKPILICNAPPTPSSIQNAQEC from the exons ATGCAGTTGAAGCACCAGGAATGTCTGAAGAGGCAAAGAGAGGCTGTGAAGCTCCGAATGAAGAAACTAAGTGCAAAGCAAACTGAAATCATT AAAAAGTCCTCAGCGATGAAGGCGAGTATAAAGAAGAAGTATGAGGACATCCAGAGGGTTCTGAATGAGGACCTCAGGATAACTCTGACCCagctggagatggaggagagagctgCAGTCACAGCCCTGGAGGACCTGATGGAAAATAATTGTATCATCATCCAGGAGATAGAGCAGGATCTGGCCAGGCTCACCACTGAGCTGGCCCAGAAGGACATTATTCTGCCTGATACAATG GACACAGAGATAGAAGGCAG agTGATGGATCTGCTGAGCAGGACAGACCCAAGCAAAGTGAACCTGGATGAGCCTAAAGCTGACCAAATTCTCACCCTCACCAACAATATGCTGCTACTCATCCACTCCCAGACCCCCATTACCAAGAGACTCATCAAGAGCT ATTCTACAGAGGTGTCCCTGGACCCAGAGACAGCACACCCCAAGCTGGTCATTTCCCTGCAAGGTGACAGTGTCACCTACACAGACACCTGGCAGGAACTACCAGAGCTCCCAGGACGCTTTGACACCACCCTCAACGTGATCAGCCTGCAGGGCTTCAGCTCCGGGCGTCACTACTGGGAGATAGATGTGGCTGGGAAGACTTACTGGGAGCTGGGCCTCACCTACCCCACCATCTCCCGCAAGGGCCGGGCCGAGGACTGCTGGCTGGGTCGCGGCTCTGACTCCTGGGCCATGGAATTCTTTGACGGGGAGTACACAGCCTGGCATGGTGGGGTGCCCCACCAGCTGCCTGTCACGAAACACTTAAGCCGTATTGGGGTCCTGTGTAGTTTCCCAGCGGGCCTAGTGTCTTTCCTGGGGGCGGACAGCATGACCCCTCTGTTCTCGTTTTGTGTGGGGGCGTTCAAGGACTGTCTCCACCTGGCATTGTGCCCAGGTCACGACCACAACGGTACGAACGCCAAACCAATTTTGATCTGTAACGCACCTCCAACTCCTAGTTCTATCCAGAATGCCCAAGAATGCTGA